In the genome of Pseudomonas bubulae, one region contains:
- a CDS encoding TerB N-terminal domain-containing protein gives MASTSSSDFFTINLGTRPDKAFRIPPPPIQEAQDCSIQLPPGLAGPNVAARWLKKGQTLSVGKFLIPGGLIYTTLCVDPCAGLYEPSLINTLLKLSSDEVDSSLSLMTYWPDYKSISAQARRGYVQWLAGGRCDPRADIGYVFLFFYGLERRALIDAGEDQDAIADLSDIVEEVERLLGIYGSNSSLRGYAEGFLDYLCSSSIDDNLYLKPPAVTTAIRSSMSIGLRAGLGQMAMHQHPVNAQWAIAWALSDPDIIRRTPATRCPDLLSKLFITEYERIYPQGILLSHNKTRLKHAYRAASRVVGAAVISMGDIPDVSASALNRKKLQFLLDRCSSDLDAYSRFIGRYPDHTQKLEGLLQLPVSLWPATLRDELESLKARIEDDLEVMTFTELGKRFNSNGVLSRPLLMAMARALESLQIGMEPDVLAGSRMPKPDDCIALFVTQPDDGVLRATPAFNAACLTLDLASAVTVADGEISAEEVSLLLSQIDAWQHLSIAQRKRLKAHLGIQLHQPPTLASLKSRLEPLSITEKETIAHFLASLAQADGSVSCEEVKLLERIYKTLQLDPMTLYGNLHVATAPRAFSEHFGVPLTTPVLESMPEVGGIALNLDRIALLQRETEAVSALLAKVFIEDSALEPEPEPTALVIEVQADAVAIIPGLEGEHLAFLRLLLSRPQWSRSELQDTASDMDLMLDGALEHINELAFEHFDMPVTEGEEPVEINPEILEKLAL, from the coding sequence ATGGCAAGCACTTCCAGCTCTGATTTCTTCACAATCAATCTAGGCACTCGCCCTGACAAGGCATTCAGAATCCCCCCGCCACCGATTCAAGAAGCGCAGGATTGCTCAATCCAGCTCCCTCCCGGCCTTGCTGGGCCTAACGTCGCCGCACGCTGGTTAAAGAAAGGGCAAACACTTTCGGTAGGCAAGTTCCTGATCCCCGGAGGACTGATCTACACCACCTTATGCGTTGATCCCTGTGCGGGGCTGTATGAGCCTTCTCTAATAAATACCTTGCTCAAGCTTTCATCTGACGAGGTCGACTCCTCCTTATCACTGATGACCTATTGGCCTGATTACAAGTCCATTTCTGCACAAGCGCGCCGGGGATATGTGCAATGGTTGGCAGGCGGCCGTTGTGATCCGCGCGCTGATATCGGTTATGTGTTTTTATTTTTCTACGGCCTGGAGCGACGCGCCCTGATCGACGCGGGCGAAGATCAAGACGCCATTGCCGATCTGTCGGATATCGTTGAAGAAGTCGAGCGACTTCTCGGTATCTACGGTTCAAATAGCTCACTGCGAGGCTATGCAGAAGGTTTTCTCGATTACCTTTGCTCTTCAAGCATCGACGACAACCTGTATTTAAAGCCCCCTGCGGTGACCACGGCAATACGATCCAGTATGTCGATTGGCCTGAGAGCCGGTTTAGGGCAAATGGCTATGCATCAACATCCCGTTAATGCGCAATGGGCTATTGCCTGGGCACTGTCAGACCCCGACATCATCAGGCGCACACCGGCAACGCGTTGCCCCGATTTACTGAGCAAACTTTTTATAACGGAATATGAACGGATATACCCGCAGGGCATTCTGCTGAGCCACAACAAAACCAGGCTCAAACATGCTTACCGGGCAGCTTCTAGAGTGGTGGGTGCAGCGGTGATAAGCATGGGTGATATTCCCGACGTCTCGGCCAGCGCGCTGAATCGCAAGAAACTTCAGTTTTTGCTCGATCGCTGTTCCAGCGACCTGGACGCCTATAGCCGTTTTATTGGGCGTTACCCCGACCACACGCAAAAGCTGGAGGGCTTGCTGCAATTACCCGTTTCACTGTGGCCAGCAACCTTGCGCGATGAGCTGGAAAGCCTGAAAGCCAGGATAGAGGATGACCTCGAGGTCATGACCTTTACAGAGCTGGGTAAACGCTTCAATAGTAACGGTGTTTTGTCCCGCCCCCTGCTTATGGCCATGGCTCGGGCATTAGAATCACTGCAAATAGGCATGGAACCAGACGTGTTGGCTGGCAGCAGAATGCCCAAACCCGATGATTGTATTGCCCTCTTTGTCACGCAACCTGACGATGGCGTGCTCCGGGCGACACCTGCTTTTAACGCTGCATGCCTGACACTTGATCTGGCTAGCGCAGTAACCGTTGCAGACGGAGAGATTTCGGCAGAAGAAGTCTCACTGCTGTTGAGCCAGATTGATGCCTGGCAACACTTGAGTATTGCTCAGCGCAAACGCCTTAAAGCCCATCTTGGCATTCAACTGCATCAACCCCCCACACTAGCAAGCCTCAAGAGCAGGCTCGAGCCTTTATCCATCACTGAGAAGGAGACCATTGCTCACTTCCTTGCCAGCCTTGCGCAAGCAGACGGGTCTGTCAGTTGCGAAGAAGTCAAACTGCTGGAGCGCATTTACAAAACACTTCAGCTAGATCCAATGACGCTTTACGGCAACCTGCATGTTGCCACTGCACCACGAGCGTTCTCGGAGCACTTCGGCGTTCCTTTGACCACGCCTGTACTTGAATCGATGCCTGAAGTCGGCGGCATAGCGCTTAATCTGGATCGTATTGCTCTGCTGCAGCGGGAAACCGAAGCAGTCTCAGCATTACTGGCTAAAGTGTTTATTGAAGACTCTGCCCTCGAACCTGAACCAGAGCCCACTGCCCTTGTGATCGAAGTGCAGGCTGATGCTGTTGCAATTATCCCCGGGTTGGAGGGTGAGCATCTCGCCTTTCTAAGGCTGTTGCTCTCGCGCCCCCAGTGGAGTCGTTCTGAGCTGCAAGACACCGCGAGCGACATGGATCTGATGCTCGACGGGGCTTTGGAACACATCAACGAACTTGCCTTTGAACACTTCGACATGCCCGTTACCGAAGGTGAAGAGCCCGTCGAAATCAACCCGGAAATTTTGGAAAAATTGGCCCTATGA
- a CDS encoding HpcH/HpaI aldolase/citrate lyase family protein: MLNSLPSPMLCEMLAFAGYDFVILDLEHLLRSEEDIMHCVRACEAAGISPWLRMAQVDEKLIGRALDAGIETIVLSRTESAVQVQRAIEAAFFPPLGKRGMTGGRITGFGRLPLPEYIDLANRQTPIIPMIESRAGVDALGDILQLDGVGMIMEGALDLALDLGLGPDPLNPRVWQTLQGMADACLGAGVAFCANPRTVEQNALWRARGVRSFLAGEDRGLLHNALKARLHSLQQQ; the protein is encoded by the coding sequence ATGCTCAACTCCCTGCCTTCACCCATGCTTTGCGAGATGCTCGCGTTTGCCGGCTACGACTTTGTAATTCTTGATCTGGAGCACTTGCTGCGCTCCGAAGAAGACATCATGCATTGTGTTCGGGCATGTGAGGCCGCAGGTATTTCGCCCTGGCTGCGCATGGCGCAAGTGGACGAGAAACTGATCGGCAGGGCGCTGGACGCCGGTATCGAAACCATCGTGCTGTCACGCACCGAAAGCGCCGTACAGGTTCAGCGCGCCATTGAGGCGGCCTTTTTTCCGCCCCTGGGCAAGCGCGGCATGACCGGTGGGCGCATCACCGGCTTCGGTCGCCTGCCACTGCCCGAATACATCGATCTGGCCAACCGCCAGACCCCCATCATTCCCATGATCGAAAGCCGCGCCGGTGTTGACGCGCTGGGCGACATCCTGCAACTGGACGGGGTCGGCATGATCATGGAAGGCGCCCTGGACCTGGCCCTCGATCTCGGCCTGGGGCCTGATCCTCTCAATCCTCGGGTCTGGCAAACCCTGCAAGGCATGGCCGACGCCTGTCTTGGCGCCGGCGTCGCTTTTTGCGCCAACCCCCGCACCGTCGAACAGAACGCGCTATGGCGCGCCCGCGGCGTGCGCAGTTTTCTGGCCGGTGAAGACCGTGGCTTGCTGCATAACGCACTCAAAGCCCGCCTGCATTCTCTCCAACAGCAATAA